A single Microbacterium protaetiae DNA region contains:
- a CDS encoding MFS transporter — MAEASSTPASSTSTSSSPDLRGGMGQVLLATLASTVGFWAWMVIGPLQNLYTEQMGLGQGQAALLLAMPVLVGALGRIVVGALTDRLGGRKVFALVLLAGVPAVLLVALAGSIGNYPLLLFAAFLLGIPGTIFAAGIPFSSAWFTPARRGFANGVFGMGMIGTAVAAFFTPRLLRWIGYWPTHLLVVALMIVMALLVWVMMRDSPAWTPSRQPLVPKVLGALKLPVTWQMAFLYAIVFGGFVAFSTYLPKYLMTIYPNEVDPVGAGTRTAMFAVAAVIARPIGGVLADRFGPKIITLFSLAGIVAAAYIVGQEPPEGVLTGVVFLLMAAAMGLGMGAVFAWVGPSTPPDKVGAVTGVVAAAGGLGGYFPPLVMGATYHADTNSYWLGLWLLVLVGALALVVAGMLRDARAAKAGK; from the coding sequence ATGGCTGAGGCATCGTCCACTCCCGCGTCGTCCACATCGACGAGCTCATCCCCCGATCTACGCGGGGGGATGGGCCAGGTCCTCCTGGCAACCCTTGCATCCACCGTCGGCTTCTGGGCGTGGATGGTGATCGGTCCGCTCCAGAACCTCTACACCGAGCAGATGGGCCTGGGCCAGGGGCAGGCGGCACTGCTGCTGGCCATGCCGGTGCTCGTCGGAGCTCTCGGCCGCATCGTGGTCGGTGCGCTCACCGACCGGCTGGGCGGCCGCAAAGTTTTTGCGCTGGTTCTGCTCGCCGGCGTGCCCGCCGTGCTGCTGGTGGCGCTGGCCGGCTCGATCGGCAACTACCCGCTGCTCTTGTTCGCGGCGTTCCTGCTCGGCATTCCGGGCACGATCTTCGCCGCCGGCATCCCCTTCTCCAGTGCATGGTTCACGCCTGCCCGCCGGGGTTTCGCCAACGGCGTGTTCGGCATGGGCATGATCGGCACCGCGGTCGCGGCGTTCTTCACCCCGCGGCTGCTGCGCTGGATCGGCTACTGGCCCACGCACCTGCTGGTGGTGGCACTCATGATCGTGATGGCGCTGCTGGTCTGGGTGATGATGCGCGATTCGCCGGCATGGACGCCCAGCCGTCAGCCGCTCGTGCCGAAGGTGCTGGGTGCGCTGAAGCTGCCGGTGACCTGGCAGATGGCGTTCCTATACGCGATAGTGTTCGGCGGGTTCGTCGCGTTCTCGACGTATCTGCCCAAGTACCTCATGACGATCTATCCGAACGAGGTCGATCCGGTGGGTGCCGGCACTCGCACCGCGATGTTCGCCGTCGCCGCGGTGATAGCCCGGCCCATCGGCGGTGTGCTCGCCGACCGGTTCGGTCCCAAGATCATCACGCTGTTCTCGCTGGCCGGAATCGTTGCCGCCGCGTACATCGTGGGCCAGGAGCCGCCCGAGGGGGTGCTCACGGGCGTCGTGTTCCTGCTCATGGCTGCCGCGATGGGGCTGGGCATGGGCGCCGTCTTCGCCTGGGTGGGCCCCTCGACGCCCCCCGACAAGGTGGGGGCCGTGACCGGTGTCGTGGCTGCCGCCGGGGGTCTGGGCGGCTACTTCCCGCCGCTGGTGATGGGTGCGACCTATCACGCCGACACCAACTCGTACTGGCTCGGCCTGTGGCTGCTGGTGCTGGTCGGAGCGCTCGCTCTGGTGGTGGCGGGGATGCTGCGCGACGCGCGCGCAGCCAAAGCCGGCAAATGA
- the narI gene encoding respiratory nitrate reductase subunit gamma: MNPLSMLLWVALPYIAAAVFIVGHIWRYRYDKFGWTTRSSQSYENRLLRWGSPMFHFGILFVVAGHAVGLLIPREWLYAIGIDEHMYHVGATVLGTAAAVLTLVGLAILIYRRRTVGPVFLATTTMDKVMYVFLGATLVFGTLATFIHQLFGPGYEYRATISPWVRSILLFQPQPHLMEQAPLMFQLHALTATLLFILWPFTRLVHVFSAPVQYLFRPYIVYRSRDEHRSGSRATRRGWDPVAAPDPERLRRP; encoded by the coding sequence ATGAACCCCCTGTCCATGCTGCTGTGGGTCGCGCTGCCGTACATCGCGGCCGCCGTGTTCATCGTGGGTCACATCTGGCGCTACCGGTACGACAAGTTCGGCTGGACGACGCGTTCCAGCCAGTCGTACGAGAACCGCCTGCTGCGCTGGGGATCGCCGATGTTCCACTTCGGCATCCTTTTCGTGGTGGCCGGCCACGCGGTAGGGCTGCTCATCCCCCGCGAGTGGCTGTATGCGATCGGCATTGATGAGCACATGTACCACGTCGGGGCGACGGTGCTGGGCACAGCCGCGGCCGTGCTGACACTGGTGGGCCTGGCGATTCTGATCTACCGCCGCCGCACGGTCGGGCCGGTGTTCCTGGCCACCACCACGATGGACAAGGTGATGTACGTGTTCCTCGGTGCCACACTCGTGTTCGGCACACTGGCCACCTTCATCCACCAGCTGTTCGGCCCCGGCTATGAGTACCGCGCGACAATCAGCCCCTGGGTGCGCAGCATCCTTCTCTTCCAGCCGCAGCCGCACCTGATGGAGCAGGCGCCACTGATGTTCCAGCTGCACGCTCTGACCGCCACGCTCCTGTTCATCCTGTGGCCGTTCACGCGTCTGGTGCACGTGTTCTCGGCGCCGGTGCAGTACCTGTTCCGCCCGTACATCGTCTACCGCTCGCGCGACGAGCACCGCAGCGGCAGCCGCGCGACCCGTCGCGGCTGGGACCCGGTGGCAGCCCCCGACCCGGAGCGCCTGCGCCGACCATGA
- the narH gene encoding nitrate reductase subunit beta: protein MKVMAQMSMVMNIDKCIGCHTCSVTCKQAWTNRTGVEYVWFNNVETRPGVGYPRTYEDQEKWGGGWVRTKRGRLKLRSGGRLAKLARIFSNPNLPEIEDYYEPWTYDYDMLLNAPQSEHTPVARPKSLLTGKDMKISWSANWDDDLGGSAETMQDDPILRKMSERVSAEFEQAFMFYLPRICEHCLNPSCVASCPSGAMYKRAEDGIVLVDQDKCRGWRMCVSGCPYKKVYFNHKTGKAEKCTLCYPRIEVGLPTVCSETCVGRLRYLGLVLYDVDRVAEAASVENEHDLLDAQRSVILDPNDPEIIEAARRDGIPEDWIEAAQNSPIYALIKKYKVALPLHPEYRTMPMVWYVPPLSPVVDVVTGSGNDGEDARTLFAAIDKLRIPISYLAELFTAGDTAPVDESLRKLAAMRSYMRGINLDDERDESIATAVGMTGTEMEEMYRLLAIAKYNDRYVIPAAHAEQARELEELACSLDYDGGPGMGGPNHFGLSSGHPVPVAVENFHALADRQTSDSPAAPGRVNLLNWDGNGSPDGLFPPKEES from the coding sequence ATGAAGGTCATGGCCCAGATGTCGATGGTGATGAACATCGACAAGTGCATCGGATGCCACACCTGTTCGGTCACCTGCAAGCAGGCGTGGACGAACCGAACCGGCGTGGAGTACGTGTGGTTCAACAACGTCGAGACCCGCCCCGGCGTCGGCTATCCCCGCACCTACGAGGATCAGGAGAAGTGGGGCGGCGGCTGGGTGCGCACAAAGCGCGGCCGGCTCAAGCTGCGCAGTGGTGGGCGTCTCGCCAAGCTCGCGCGCATCTTCTCGAACCCGAACCTGCCCGAGATCGAGGACTACTACGAGCCCTGGACGTACGACTACGACATGCTGCTGAATGCTCCGCAGAGCGAGCACACCCCGGTCGCACGCCCGAAGTCGCTGCTGACCGGCAAGGACATGAAGATCTCGTGGTCGGCCAACTGGGATGACGACCTGGGCGGCTCCGCCGAGACCATGCAGGACGACCCGATCCTGCGCAAGATGAGCGAGCGGGTCTCGGCCGAGTTCGAGCAGGCGTTCATGTTCTACCTGCCGCGCATCTGCGAGCACTGCCTGAACCCGTCGTGCGTCGCCTCGTGCCCCTCGGGCGCCATGTACAAGCGGGCCGAGGACGGCATCGTGCTGGTCGATCAGGACAAGTGCCGCGGCTGGCGCATGTGTGTGTCGGGCTGCCCGTACAAGAAGGTGTATTTCAACCACAAGACCGGCAAGGCCGAGAAGTGCACGCTGTGCTACCCGCGCATCGAGGTGGGCCTGCCCACCGTCTGCTCGGAGACCTGCGTCGGGCGCCTGCGCTACCTGGGCCTCGTACTGTATGACGTCGACCGGGTGGCCGAGGCGGCCAGCGTCGAGAACGAGCACGATCTGCTCGACGCCCAGCGCAGCGTGATCCTTGACCCGAACGACCCCGAGATCATCGAGGCGGCCCGTCGCGACGGCATTCCCGAGGACTGGATCGAGGCCGCCCAGAACAGCCCGATCTACGCGCTGATCAAGAAGTACAAGGTCGCCCTTCCGCTGCACCCCGAGTACCGGACCATGCCGATGGTCTGGTACGTGCCGCCGCTGTCGCCGGTCGTCGACGTCGTGACCGGTTCGGGCAACGACGGCGAGGATGCCCGCACTCTGTTCGCCGCCATCGACAAGCTGCGCATTCCGATCTCGTATCTTGCCGAGCTTTTCACCGCGGGCGACACCGCGCCGGTCGACGAGTCGCTGCGCAAGCTCGCCGCTATGCGGTCGTACATGCGCGGCATCAACCTCGACGACGAGCGTGACGAGTCGATCGCCACGGCGGTCGGGATGACCGGCACCGAGATGGAGGAGATGTACCGGCTGCTGGCGATCGCCAAGTACAACGACCGCTACGTCATTCCTGCCGCCCACGCTGAGCAGGCGCGCGAGCTGGAGGAGCTGGCGTGCTCGCTGGACTACGACGGCGGCCCCGGCATGGGCGGCCCGAACCACTTCGGGCTCTCCAGCGGCCACCCGGTGCCGGTCGCGGTGGAGAACTTCCACGCGCTGGCAGATCGGCAGACCTCCGACAGTCCGGCTGCCCCGGGCCGGGTCAACCTGCTGAATTGGGATGGCAACGGCTCGCCCGACGGCTTGTTCCCGCCGAAGGAAGAGTCCTGA
- the narJ gene encoding nitrate reductase molybdenum cofactor assembly chaperone: MALLTRSRTRVTPRRKLPPALDSLELTREQRQRVHMAASVLLDYPDAEWFGKLPTVRALIEPLPDPVRAPLVQFIDTAAASTDFERLYVNTFDLKRKCSLYLTYYANGDTRKRGTAMVTILEAYRAAGWEFEAPELPDYLPAVLEFSAMSDSEIASAVLSSHREGVEVLRAALEGMNSPWADIVRAVTLSLPPIDDATRERYLDLINEGPPTETVGLSFLGNLPPFQMREDA, translated from the coding sequence ATGGCACTGCTGACCCGTTCCCGAACCCGCGTCACCCCACGACGCAAGCTGCCGCCCGCCCTGGACTCACTGGAGTTGACCCGCGAACAGCGGCAGCGCGTGCACATGGCCGCCTCGGTGCTGCTGGACTACCCCGATGCCGAATGGTTCGGCAAACTCCCCACCGTGCGGGCCCTGATCGAACCGCTCCCCGACCCGGTGCGCGCGCCGCTGGTGCAGTTCATCGACACGGCTGCAGCATCCACCGACTTCGAACGCCTGTATGTGAACACCTTCGACCTCAAGCGCAAGTGCAGCCTGTATCTGACGTATTACGCCAACGGCGACACACGCAAGCGCGGTACGGCGATGGTGACGATTCTTGAGGCGTACCGCGCCGCCGGATGGGAGTTCGAGGCACCGGAGCTGCCCGACTATCTGCCGGCCGTGCTCGAGTTCTCTGCCATGAGCGATTCCGAGATAGCGTCGGCGGTGCTTTCGAGCCACCGCGAGGGAGTTGAAGTGCTGCGCGCGGCCCTGGAGGGCATGAACAGCCCCTGGGCCGATATCGTGCGCGCGGTGACGCTCTCGCTGCCACCCATCGACGACGCCACGCGAGAACGCTATCTCGATCTGATCAACGAGGGCCCGCCCACCGAGACGGTGGGGTTGAGTTTTCTCGGGAACCTGCCGCCGTTCCAAATGAGGGAGGACGCATGA
- the moaA gene encoding GTP 3',8-cyclase MoaA, which produces MTVERLPSVHDQRGRGLRDLRISVTDRCNFRCVYCMPKEIFGRDFAFLPKEMLLTFEEIVRVARAGMAHGVHKLRLTGGEPLLRRDIEELVRMLAALRTPEGDKPDIAVTTNGSALAHKAGALREAGLDRVTVSLDSLDDATFRAMNDVDFPLDRVLAGIEAARDAGFETIKINTVVKRGLNDDDVVAIAERFKGTGVTVRFIEFMDVGTTNGWNLEQVVPSAEVIERIGAVHPLEPVPPAYSGETATRWRYRDGDGEIGAISSVTAPFCGACTRARLSADGKLFTCLFAARGHDLRKLLRGGSTDAELEAALAEIWSGRSDNYSEVRSAETAHPRERIEMSYIGG; this is translated from the coding sequence ATGACCGTCGAGAGACTGCCCAGTGTGCACGACCAGCGCGGTCGCGGCCTGCGCGATCTGCGGATCTCGGTGACCGACCGGTGCAACTTCCGATGCGTGTACTGCATGCCCAAGGAGATCTTCGGCCGCGACTTCGCGTTCCTGCCCAAGGAGATGCTGCTCACTTTCGAGGAGATCGTCAGGGTCGCACGGGCTGGGATGGCGCATGGCGTGCACAAGCTGCGCCTGACCGGTGGCGAGCCGCTGTTGCGGCGCGACATCGAGGAATTGGTCAGGATGCTGGCGGCACTGCGCACGCCCGAAGGCGACAAGCCCGACATCGCGGTCACCACCAACGGATCTGCGCTCGCGCACAAGGCCGGAGCCCTGCGCGAAGCGGGTCTGGACCGGGTCACCGTCTCGCTCGACTCGCTCGACGACGCCACCTTCCGCGCGATGAACGATGTCGACTTTCCCCTCGATCGGGTGCTCGCGGGTATCGAGGCGGCCCGGGACGCCGGGTTCGAGACGATCAAGATCAACACGGTGGTCAAGCGCGGGCTCAACGATGACGACGTGGTGGCCATCGCCGAGCGGTTCAAGGGAACCGGCGTCACCGTGCGCTTCATCGAGTTCATGGATGTCGGGACCACGAACGGCTGGAATCTCGAGCAGGTGGTGCCCTCGGCCGAGGTGATCGAGCGGATCGGTGCCGTGCATCCGCTCGAGCCGGTGCCGCCGGCATACTCGGGTGAAACCGCCACCCGGTGGCGTTACCGCGACGGTGACGGTGAGATCGGCGCGATCTCGAGCGTGACGGCGCCCTTCTGCGGCGCCTGCACCCGTGCGCGCCTTTCGGCCGACGGCAAGCTGTTCACCTGCTTGTTCGCCGCGCGCGGGCACGACCTGCGAAAGCTGCTGCGCGGCGGCAGCACCGATGCCGAGCTCGAAGCCGCTCTCGCCGAGATCTGGTCGGGCCGCAGCGACAACTACTCCGAGGTGCGTTCGGCCGAGACCGCGCATCCGCGCGAGCGCATCGAGATGTCGTACATCGGGGGCTGA
- a CDS encoding nitrate reductase subunit alpha, whose amino-acid sequence MTPDIRTAHPATDGPLADTLLSLSRFIRPGETSQDLRTLFLDGGRDGDVFYRDRWSHDKVVRSTHGVNCTGSCSWKVYVKDGIITWETQQTDYPSVGPDSPEYEPRGCPRGAAFSWYTYSPTRVRYPYIRSTLLDLWRAAKQQHPDPVEAWESIVEDPQKAKAYKSARGKGGLVRATWAESIEMAAAAHVHTVKKYGPDRVAGFSPIPAMSMISHGSGSRFLNLLGGTMLSFYDWYADLPVASPQVFGDQTDVPESADWWNSSYLIMWGSNVPVTRTPDAHFMTEARYRGQKVVVVSPDYTDNTKFADEWASPHPGTDAALGIAMGHVILTEHFVHKRTPRFEDYMRRYTDAPYLVTLEHNGDRLVPGKFVTASDLGEDAASAAHAEFKPAVLDADGTPVVPNGSLGHRFSPEDEGKWNLDLGDVVPQLSIADLAGWDGASAEVALPRFDVAPDAGQEHAGGAGVVGRGVPVRTVNGKTVTTVFDLMLARYGVGRDGLPGEWPTGYDDASTPGTPAWQEEITSVPAEQATRIGREFADNAERSGGRSMILMGAGTNHWFHSDTIYRTFLALTMMTGCQGVNGGGWAHYVGQEKVRPLTGYNQYAGAADWNRPPRQAIGTAFWYLATDQWRYDGLPANQLASPLARGVFDDRTTADCLVESVKRGWMPSYPTFSRNPLDLCDEAEAAGKEPAQYIVDSLNDGSLHYACEDPDAPENFPRVIDMWRANVLGSSGKGNEYFLKHLLGAESAVRVGETPEGSRPRDVRWREDAPLGKLDLLMTSDFRMTSTTLFSDIVLPTATWYEKYDLSSTDMHPFVHSFSPAIDSPWQTRSDFDTFKVLAEKFSELAQTHLGVRRDVVAAPLQHDTPDVMATPHGAVQDLPLKPGVTMAKLIVVERDYPALAEKWKTLGPLAEKLGMVTKGITYHPEPEIDMLGRLNGVVEAGPMAGRVRLDTDRRACEMVLAFSGTTNGRLAVQGFKQLEQKTGQKMAFLAEEHEGTHITFTDVQVQPRSVITSPEWSGSEHGGRRYTAFAVNVEQLKPWHTLTGRQHFFLDHDWMEELGENMPIYRPPLDMARLFGDATPGATGVDAASGAAEVSVRYLTPHSKWSIHSEYQDNLFMLSLSRGGPTIWMSLEDAAKIGVRDNEWIEAYNRNGVVVARAIVSHRMPEGTVYMYHAKDRTVDVPITETSKQRGGIHNSLTRILLKPSHLIGGYAQLAWAFNYLGPTGNQRDEVTTIRRRSQEVQYR is encoded by the coding sequence ATGACCCCCGACATCCGCACTGCGCACCCCGCGACCGACGGACCGCTCGCCGATACGCTGCTTTCGCTGAGCCGCTTCATCCGACCCGGCGAGACATCGCAAGACCTGCGCACCCTGTTTCTGGACGGCGGCCGCGACGGCGACGTGTTCTACCGCGACCGCTGGTCTCACGACAAGGTGGTCCGTTCCACGCACGGTGTGAACTGCACGGGGTCGTGCTCGTGGAAGGTGTATGTCAAAGACGGCATCATCACGTGGGAGACGCAGCAGACCGACTATCCGTCGGTGGGTCCCGACTCGCCCGAGTACGAGCCCCGCGGGTGCCCGCGCGGTGCGGCGTTCAGCTGGTACACCTACTCCCCCACCCGCGTGCGCTACCCGTACATCCGCAGCACGCTGCTCGATCTGTGGCGCGCAGCCAAGCAGCAGCATCCCGACCCCGTCGAGGCCTGGGAGTCGATCGTCGAAGATCCGCAGAAGGCGAAAGCGTACAAGAGCGCCCGCGGCAAGGGCGGTCTGGTGCGCGCGACCTGGGCGGAGTCCATCGAGATGGCGGCGGCGGCGCACGTGCACACCGTCAAGAAGTACGGGCCCGATCGCGTGGCCGGGTTCTCACCGATCCCGGCGATGTCGATGATCTCGCACGGCTCGGGCTCGCGCTTCTTGAACCTGCTGGGCGGCACGATGCTGTCGTTCTACGACTGGTACGCCGATCTTCCGGTGGCCAGCCCCCAGGTGTTCGGCGACCAGACCGATGTTCCCGAATCCGCCGACTGGTGGAACTCGTCATACCTGATCATGTGGGGCTCGAACGTGCCGGTCACCCGCACACCCGACGCCCACTTCATGACCGAGGCGCGCTACCGCGGGCAGAAGGTCGTGGTGGTCTCACCCGACTACACCGACAACACCAAGTTCGCCGATGAGTGGGCCTCACCGCACCCGGGCACCGACGCGGCCCTGGGTATCGCGATGGGACATGTCATTCTCACCGAGCACTTCGTGCACAAGCGCACACCGCGCTTCGAGGACTACATGCGCCGGTACACCGACGCCCCCTACCTGGTGACCCTCGAGCACAACGGCGATCGGCTGGTGCCGGGCAAGTTCGTCACCGCGAGTGATTTGGGTGAGGATGCCGCCTCCGCCGCGCACGCGGAGTTCAAGCCTGCGGTGCTCGACGCCGACGGTACCCCGGTCGTGCCGAACGGCTCGCTCGGGCACCGCTTCTCGCCCGAAGACGAGGGCAAGTGGAACCTCGACCTGGGCGATGTGGTGCCGCAGCTGTCGATCGCCGACCTGGCCGGTTGGGACGGCGCCTCGGCCGAAGTCGCCCTGCCCCGCTTCGACGTGGCACCCGACGCGGGCCAGGAGCACGCCGGGGGTGCCGGCGTGGTCGGCCGCGGTGTGCCGGTGCGTACGGTGAACGGCAAGACCGTCACGACGGTGTTCGACCTGATGCTGGCCCGCTACGGGGTGGGCCGCGACGGTCTTCCCGGCGAATGGCCGACCGGCTATGACGACGCCTCGACCCCGGGCACGCCCGCCTGGCAGGAAGAGATCACGTCGGTGCCCGCCGAGCAGGCCACCCGCATCGGCCGCGAGTTCGCCGACAACGCCGAACGCAGCGGCGGTCGTTCGATGATCCTGATGGGTGCCGGCACGAACCACTGGTTCCACTCCGACACCATTTATCGCACGTTCCTCGCTCTGACGATGATGACCGGATGCCAGGGCGTCAACGGCGGCGGATGGGCGCACTACGTCGGCCAGGAGAAGGTGCGACCGCTCACCGGCTACAACCAGTACGCCGGCGCTGCCGACTGGAACCGCCCGCCCCGGCAGGCGATCGGCACCGCGTTCTGGTACCTGGCCACCGACCAGTGGCGCTATGACGGCCTGCCGGCGAATCAGCTCGCTTCCCCCTTGGCACGCGGCGTCTTCGACGACCGCACCACCGCCGACTGCCTGGTCGAGTCGGTCAAGCGGGGCTGGATGCCGAGCTATCCGACGTTCTCGCGCAATCCGCTCGACCTGTGCGACGAGGCCGAGGCAGCCGGCAAAGAGCCCGCGCAGTACATCGTCGACAGCCTGAACGACGGCTCGCTGCACTACGCCTGCGAAGACCCCGATGCGCCGGAGAACTTCCCCCGCGTCATCGACATGTGGCGAGCGAACGTGCTGGGGTCCTCGGGCAAGGGCAACGAGTACTTCCTCAAGCACCTGCTGGGCGCCGAGTCGGCCGTGCGGGTCGGCGAGACGCCCGAGGGCTCGCGCCCGCGCGATGTGCGCTGGCGTGAGGATGCCCCGCTGGGCAAGCTCGACCTGCTGATGACAAGCGATTTCCGCATGACCAGCACGACGCTGTTCAGCGACATCGTGTTGCCCACCGCGACGTGGTACGAAAAGTACGACCTCTCGTCGACCGATATGCACCCCTTCGTGCACTCGTTCAGTCCGGCGATCGACTCGCCGTGGCAGACCCGCAGCGACTTCGACACGTTCAAGGTGCTCGCCGAGAAGTTCAGTGAGCTGGCCCAGACGCACCTGGGCGTGCGCCGCGACGTGGTGGCCGCACCGCTGCAGCACGACACGCCCGATGTCATGGCCACGCCACACGGCGCCGTGCAGGATCTGCCGCTCAAGCCCGGCGTGACGATGGCCAAGCTCATTGTCGTCGAGCGCGACTACCCCGCGCTGGCCGAGAAGTGGAAGACCCTGGGTCCGTTGGCCGAGAAGCTCGGCATGGTCACCAAGGGCATCACGTATCACCCCGAGCCCGAGATCGACATGCTGGGGCGCTTGAACGGTGTGGTCGAGGCGGGGCCGATGGCCGGCCGCGTGCGGTTGGACACCGACCGCCGCGCCTGCGAGATGGTGCTGGCCTTCTCGGGCACCACAAACGGACGCCTGGCGGTGCAGGGCTTCAAGCAGCTCGAGCAGAAGACCGGCCAGAAGATGGCGTTCCTGGCCGAAGAGCACGAGGGCACCCACATCACGTTCACCGACGTGCAGGTGCAGCCGCGCAGCGTGATCACCTCGCCGGAGTGGTCGGGATCGGAGCACGGCGGCCGCCGCTACACCGCTTTCGCCGTGAACGTCGAGCAGCTCAAGCCGTGGCACACTCTCACCGGGCGGCAGCACTTCTTCCTCGATCACGACTGGATGGAAGAACTCGGCGAGAACATGCCGATCTACCGTCCTCCGCTGGACATGGCGCGCCTGTTCGGCGATGCGACACCGGGGGCGACGGGGGTGGATGCCGCATCCGGTGCCGCCGAGGTCTCGGTGCGTTACCTCACCCCGCACTCGAAGTGGTCGATCCACTCGGAGTATCAGGACAATCTGTTCATGCTCTCGCTGAGCCGTGGCGGCCCCACGATCTGGATGAGTCTGGAAGACGCCGCAAAGATCGGGGTGCGCGACAACGAGTGGATCGAGGCCTACAACCGCAACGGCGTCGTCGTGGCGCGCGCCATCGTCTCGCACCGGATGCCGGAGGGCACGGTGTACATGTACCACGCGAAGGACCGCACGGTGGATGTGCCGATCACAGAGACCAGCAAACAGCGCGGCGGCATCCACAACTCGCTGACCCGCATCCTGCTCAAGCCCAGCCACCTGATCGGCGGCTACGCGCAGTTGGCGTGGGCGTTCAACTATCTCGGCCCCACGGGCAACCAACGCGACGAGGTCACCACGATCCGTCGTCGCAGCCAGGAGGTGCAGTACCGATGA